The following proteins come from a genomic window of Tenebrio molitor chromosome 9, icTenMoli1.1, whole genome shotgun sequence:
- the Reps gene encoding ralBP1-associated Eps domain-containing protein 1 isoform X1 encodes MEELQLSETLQRYFSDVFLCCDEEKSGNASLTKTVELIKSGSVPEDVISQISEICWGQNTTSLTRKQFFSALKLVAAYQANISIQADVLTSNLELPLPRFTWNNLENEAQIPDLIELRNDANDYCEQVDANSTDSEVDSDTLSIVRNGSPEISSTASDSPTPTNSVQDRSWAVGGAWQGLVSEEQRQLLGTEEESSDRHSSEEDTEVSSEIWTINPEQREYYANQFRSLQPDTNALLAAPVARMFFEKSRLPVHELRKIWQLADVTKDGALSLQEFNTAMHLVVLRRNHIELPDALPPTLIPGNETPLSVSPETEPMLSPQTKDTAKEWTKFVDSPTSSVSSPGPKPVNFDFQKITLDKDSKILHPVPLRLTPECSTSAAPPGEDLVDNAEAHSPKKFIDVASNLPNNNNSAIQRPQPKKISIPGPGAIPPPPTSQSSVEEGPVSLPAFPPPKKEKPPPPPPRPFKSHGRSSSLDLNRLSKLGAPPTIPPRISPNIQSSKKLINQRSEGDCGAAETAFAANFDNFEKYENVDEGIFPGDMYEAERKKIFARFTAGNSELPRKHGAFEVYRKPTKSQESPSGEDKAKWELFQKLQEENTVLLRICQELSQELADIREEKMTLKLRLEKQVNMG; translated from the exons ATGGAGGAGTTACAGCTGTCAGAAACTTTAcaacgatatttttccgacgttTTCCTATGCTGCGACGAAGAAAAGTCCGGAAACGCCTCCCTGACCAAAACCGTCGAATTAATCAAGTCCGGCAGCGTGCCCGAAGACGTCATATCCCAA atttcaGAGATCTGTTGGGGCCAAAACACGACCAGTCTGActaggaaacaatttttttccgcaCTGAAATTAGTAGCGGCCTACCAGGCCAACATCTCGATACAAGCCGACGTGCTCACTTCCAATTTGGAGCTGCCGCTGCCCAGGTTTACCTGGAACAATCTCGAGAACGAGGCGCAAATTCCAGATTTAATCGAACTGAGGAACGATGCCAACGATTATTGTGAACAAGTCGACGCCAACAGTACTGACTCGGAGGTTGACAGTGATACACTTAGCATAGTTAGGAATGGATCACCTGAAATATCTAGTACAGCATCTGACAGCCCCACCCCCACCAACAGCGTCCAAGACAGGAGTTGGGCCGTCGGGGGCGCCTGGCAGGGGCTGGTATCTGAGGAACAGAGACAGCTTTTAG GTACcgaagaggaatccagcgacCGGCACAGCAGCGAGGAGGACACCGAGGTGAGCTCCGAGATCTGGACGATCAACCCCGAACAGCGCGAATACTACGCAAATCAATTCCGTTCCCTCCAGCCGGACACTAATGCCTTACTAGCCGCCCCCGTGGCGCGAATGTTCTTCGAAAAGTCCCGCCTCCCGGTGCACGAACTGCGCAAGATCTGGCAGCTAGCCGACGTGACGAAGGACGGCGCCCTCAGCTTGCAGGAGTTCAACACGGCCATGCACCTGGTGGTGCTGCGGCGCAACCACATTGAACTTCCCGACGCCCTGCCCCCCACCCTGATCCCGGGCAACGAAACTCCCCTCTCGGTGAGTCCCGAGACCGAGCCGATGCTCTCCCCCCAGACCAAAGACACGGCGAAAGAGTGGACGAAGTTCGTCGACAGTCCGACGAGCTCGGTCTCGTCTCCAGGTCCTAAACCGGTCAATTTCGACTTCCAGAAGATCACCTTGGACAAAGACTCGAAGATCTTGCATCCGGTGCCGCTGCGACTGACTCCGGAGTGCTCGACGAGTGCGGCGCCACCTGGTGAGGATCTGGTCGACAACGCCGAAGCGCACAGCCCGAAGAAGTTCATCGACGTGGCCTCGAACCTccccaacaacaacaacagcgCCATCCAGAGGCCTCAGCCGAAGAAGATCAGCATCCCGGGCCCCGGAGCCATTCCGCCGCCCCCTACCAGTCAGAGCAGCGTAGAAGAGGGACCGGTCAGCCTCCCCGCGTTTCCGCCTCCCAAGAAGGAgaagccgccgccgccgcctccCAGACCGTTCAAGAGTCACGGTCGGAGCTCCTCCCTCGACTTGAACAGGCTGAGCAAGCTGGGAGCCCCGCCCACGATCCCGCCCCGGATCAGCCCCAACATACAGTCCTCCAAGAAGCTGATCAATCAGAGGTCGGAGGGAGACTGCGGGGCAGCCGAGACCGCCTTCGCCGccaattttgataatttcGAAAAGTACGAGAACGTCGACGAGGGGATTTTCCCTGGGGACATGTACGAAGCCGAGAGGAAGAAGATTTTCGCGAGGTTCACCGCGGGAAACAGCGAGCTGCCGAGGAAGCACGGCGCCTTCGAGGTCTACAGGAAGCCGACCAAAAGCCAGGAGAGTCCCAGCGGAGAGGACAAGGCCAAGTGGGAACTGTTCCAGAAGCTGCAAGAGGAGAACACGGTGCTGTTGAGGATCTGCCAGGAGCTGAGCCAGGAACTAGCCGACATCAGGGAAGAAAAAATGACGCTTAAGCTTAGGTTAGAGAAGCAGGTGAACATGGGATAG
- the Reps gene encoding ralBP1-associated Eps domain-containing protein 2 isoform X2, giving the protein MEELQLSETLQRYFSDVFLCCDEEKSGNASLTKTVELIKSGSVPEDVISQISEICWGQNTTSLTRKQFFSALKLVAAYQANISIQADVLTSNLELPLPRFTWNNLENEAQIPDLIELRNDANDYCEQVDANSTDSEVDSDTLSIVRNGSPEISSTASDSPTPTNSVQDRSWAVGGAWQGLVSEEQRQLLGTEEESSDRHSSEEDTEVSSEIWTINPEQREYYANQFRSLQPDTNALLAAPVARMFFEKSRLPVHELRKIWQLADVTKDGALSLQEFNTAMHLVVLRRNHIELPDALPPTLIPGNETPLSKITLDKDSKILHPVPLRLTPECSTSAAPPGEDLVDNAEAHSPKKFIDVASNLPNNNNSAIQRPQPKKISIPGPGAIPPPPTSQSSVEEGPVSLPAFPPPKKEKPPPPPPRPFKSHGRSSSLDLNRLSKLGAPPTIPPRISPNIQSSKKLINQRSEGDCGAAETAFAANFDNFEKYENVDEGIFPGDMYEAERKKIFARFTAGNSELPRKHGAFEVYRKPTKSQESPSGEDKAKWELFQKLQEENTVLLRICQELSQELADIREEKMTLKLRLEKQVNMG; this is encoded by the exons ATGGAGGAGTTACAGCTGTCAGAAACTTTAcaacgatatttttccgacgttTTCCTATGCTGCGACGAAGAAAAGTCCGGAAACGCCTCCCTGACCAAAACCGTCGAATTAATCAAGTCCGGCAGCGTGCCCGAAGACGTCATATCCCAA atttcaGAGATCTGTTGGGGCCAAAACACGACCAGTCTGActaggaaacaatttttttccgcaCTGAAATTAGTAGCGGCCTACCAGGCCAACATCTCGATACAAGCCGACGTGCTCACTTCCAATTTGGAGCTGCCGCTGCCCAGGTTTACCTGGAACAATCTCGAGAACGAGGCGCAAATTCCAGATTTAATCGAACTGAGGAACGATGCCAACGATTATTGTGAACAAGTCGACGCCAACAGTACTGACTCGGAGGTTGACAGTGATACACTTAGCATAGTTAGGAATGGATCACCTGAAATATCTAGTACAGCATCTGACAGCCCCACCCCCACCAACAGCGTCCAAGACAGGAGTTGGGCCGTCGGGGGCGCCTGGCAGGGGCTGGTATCTGAGGAACAGAGACAGCTTTTAG GTACcgaagaggaatccagcgacCGGCACAGCAGCGAGGAGGACACCGAGGTGAGCTCCGAGATCTGGACGATCAACCCCGAACAGCGCGAATACTACGCAAATCAATTCCGTTCCCTCCAGCCGGACACTAATGCCTTACTAGCCGCCCCCGTGGCGCGAATGTTCTTCGAAAAGTCCCGCCTCCCGGTGCACGAACTGCGCAAGATCTGGCAGCTAGCCGACGTGACGAAGGACGGCGCCCTCAGCTTGCAGGAGTTCAACACGGCCATGCACCTGGTGGTGCTGCGGCGCAACCACATTGAACTTCCCGACGCCCTGCCCCCCACCCTGATCCCGGGCAACGAAACTCCCCTCTCG AAGATCACCTTGGACAAAGACTCGAAGATCTTGCATCCGGTGCCGCTGCGACTGACTCCGGAGTGCTCGACGAGTGCGGCGCCACCTGGTGAGGATCTGGTCGACAACGCCGAAGCGCACAGCCCGAAGAAGTTCATCGACGTGGCCTCGAACCTccccaacaacaacaacagcgCCATCCAGAGGCCTCAGCCGAAGAAGATCAGCATCCCGGGCCCCGGAGCCATTCCGCCGCCCCCTACCAGTCAGAGCAGCGTAGAAGAGGGACCGGTCAGCCTCCCCGCGTTTCCGCCTCCCAAGAAGGAgaagccgccgccgccgcctccCAGACCGTTCAAGAGTCACGGTCGGAGCTCCTCCCTCGACTTGAACAGGCTGAGCAAGCTGGGAGCCCCGCCCACGATCCCGCCCCGGATCAGCCCCAACATACAGTCCTCCAAGAAGCTGATCAATCAGAGGTCGGAGGGAGACTGCGGGGCAGCCGAGACCGCCTTCGCCGccaattttgataatttcGAAAAGTACGAGAACGTCGACGAGGGGATTTTCCCTGGGGACATGTACGAAGCCGAGAGGAAGAAGATTTTCGCGAGGTTCACCGCGGGAAACAGCGAGCTGCCGAGGAAGCACGGCGCCTTCGAGGTCTACAGGAAGCCGACCAAAAGCCAGGAGAGTCCCAGCGGAGAGGACAAGGCCAAGTGGGAACTGTTCCAGAAGCTGCAAGAGGAGAACACGGTGCTGTTGAGGATCTGCCAGGAGCTGAGCCAGGAACTAGCCGACATCAGGGAAGAAAAAATGACGCTTAAGCTTAGGTTAGAGAAGCAGGTGAACATGGGATAG